The sequence AGGTGGGTGAAGCTGCCCGCCGTGCACGGCACCAGCGACCTGTCGACCTTGGCGGTGATCGGGCCGAGGTTGGTGTCGATCGTCATGGTCTGGACGCCCTTGGCGGACTGCTGGTTGCCCGGCAACCCCACGTCCTTGATCTGCGGGGGCCGCTGCTCGGTGGGCAGCGCGTTGTACGCGCACTCGGCCGCGCCCGCCGCCGGCGCGGCGGTGTTGCTCTTGTCGTCGTCGCCGCCGAGACTCACCGCCAGCCAGACGGTGCCGGCGACCACGAGCACCAGCGCGGCACCCGCGCTGACGATCGCCGTCGTCTGCCGGCGCTTGCGGGCCTTGGCCGCGCGCTCGGCCATCTCCTTCTCGAGCCGGGCGCGTGCCGCCGCGCGCTGCCGCTCTCTGGTGGACGTCACGCCTGGATCCTCCTGGCTGTCTGCTGCTGGGTGCCGCTTGGGTGGGTGGTGGCGCCCGGTCAGCCGGCGCTCGGGCTGCTGGCCGGGGTGCCGGAGGCCGAGGGAGCCGGTGCCGCACCGGTGACCGGCTCACCGACCGTGAGGCTCTGGATCGTCACATCGGTGCTGGGCTTGACCTTCGCCCCGGTCCCATTGTCCACGGTCGGGAGGGCGCCAATCTTCTCCACCACGTCCAGCCCGCCGGTCACCCGGCCGATGACCGGGAACTTCGGGTCGGCGGTGGTGAAGTCCTTGAAGAAGATCAGGAACTGGCTGCCGTTGCTGCCCGGCGGGTTGGAGATCATCGCCACCGTGCCCTTCGGGTACGTGGGCGGCTGGCCGGGGGCCGGGCTGGCCGACGGGGACGCCGACGGCACGGTCGGCAACTCCTCGTCGTAGAACGAGTAGGTGGGCCCACCGAGACCCGTGCCGCTGGGGTCGCCGCAGCGCAGCGCGCCCTCGGCGGTGATCTCGTGGCACTTGGTGTTGTCGTAGAACGACCGGCTCGCCAGGTGGGCGATGCTCGCCGCCGCGCACGGGGAGTTGGTCAGGTTCAGTTCCGCGGTGATCGGCCCGCCCTGGTTGGTGGTCACTGTCATCGCCCGGGTGCCGTCGGTGGGCAGATCCTTGGTGGCCGGCGTGCCGACGTCCTTGAGGTTGGTGTTGGCCGTCGCGTCCTGCGGCGTCCAGAGGCAGGTGTCCTCCGCGGCCGTGTTCTGCTTCGGGTCGGAGTCGAACGCGCCGAGCGCCCAGGCCGAACCGGCCACTACCAACACGAGGATCAGAGCGGCGCCAACTCCGGCCTGGATCTGCCGTCGGCGCCGCGTCGAGGCGGCCCGGCGAGCCAACTGCCGGTCGAGCTTGGCCCGCGCCAGTTTGCGCTGCCGGTCCCTGCTGGAAGCCACCCGTGCTCCCCTTTCCTCTACCTGGTCGTCGCCGGCGGCCGGTCGCCCCGGCCCGTCCGGGCGTCACGTGTGCCGCGCCACACGCCCGCCAGAGTGTACGGCTAGTGACTGAGAATGTGGTGTACGAGGTCCACCCCGTCCCGAGCAGCGCTTATCGGAGATTGTCACTGTGCCGTACGGGGCGCGTGGGACGGACGCGGCAAACTCGCTCGGCGCGCCCGATAGGCTGCTGTCCAGGACGACAGCTGCTCGACGGAAAGGACAGCGCCCGTGCTCGTGGCCGGCTTTCCCGCGGACGCCTTCGGCACCAACTGCTACGTGGTTGCCACCGCGCCGGGGGAGCAGTGCGTGGTGGTCGACCCCGGCATCGGGGTGCTCGACCAGCTCGACGCGCTGCTCGCCGAGCACCGCCTGCATCCGGCCGCCGTGCTGCTCACCCACGGCCACCTCGACCACACCTTCTCGGTCGCGCCGGTCTGCGGTGCGCGCGGCATCACCGCGTACGTGCACCCCGGCGACCGGGAGATGCTCGCCGACCCGTCCAAGGGCCTCTCGACCGACCTGACGTCGCTCTTCGGCGGCCGGCTGAGCTACACCGAGCCGGAGGACGTGGCCGAGCTGACCGACGGCGCCACCCTCACCCTCGCCGGCCTGGAGATCGCCGTCGACCACGCACCGGGCCATACCGGCGGGTCGGTGCTGTTCCGGCTGCCGGGCGCCGGGTCGAGCTGGGAGGCTGACGAGCTGTGCCTCTCCGGCGACGTCCTCTTCGCCGGGTCGATCGGCCGCACCGACCTGCCGGGCGGGAGCATGCCGGCCATGCTCACCAGCCTGCGCGACAAGATCCTTCCGCTGGCCGACGACACCGTCGTGCTGCCCGGCCACGGCCCCAGCACCACCATCGGCCGCGAGCGCGCCAGCAACCCGTACCTCATCGAGGTGGCTGGCACGTCGCCGGCCGCACCCACCCGGGGCCTCTAGATCTTCGTCCGCGCCGCGCGCGGACCCACGACACCACCGCGCCGCGGGCGCGGAACCGCAAGGAGTACGCCGATGAGCAAGCCCACGCCCATCTCCGGCTTCCCGGAGTGGACCCCCGGCCAGCGGATGATCGAGCAGTTCGTGCTCGACAAGATCCGGGCCACCTTCGAGCTGTACGGCTTCGCGCCGCTGGAGACCCGCGCCGTGGAGCCGCTGGACCAACTGCTGCGCAAGGGCGAGACCTCCAAGGAGGTCTACGTGATCCGGCGGTTGCACGCCGACGCCGAGGGTGCCGGTGGTGACGACCAGCTCGGCCTGCACTTCGACCTGACCGTGCCGTTCGCCAGGTACGTGCTGGAGAACGCCGGCAAGCTGAACTTCCCGTTCCGCCGCTACCAGATCCAGAAGGTGTGGCGGGGTGAGCGGCCGCAGGAGGGCCGCTACCGGGAGTTCGTCCAGGCCGACATCGACATCGTCGACCGGGACACCCTTGCCCCGCACCACGAGGCGGAGATGCCGCTGGTGATCGGGGACGCGCTGCGCTCGTTGCCGATCCCGCCGGTGACGATCCAGGTCAACAACCGCAAGATCTGCGAGGGTTTCTACCGGGGCATCGGGCTGACCGACCCGGAGGCGGCGCTGCGCGCCGTGGACAAGCTCGACAAGATCGGCCCGGCGAAGGTGGCCGAGCTGCTGGCCCAGACCGCCGGGGCGAGCGAGGCGCAGGCCAAGGCGTGCCTGGCCCTGGCCGAGATCTCCGCCCCGGACGCCTCGTTCGCCGACGCCGTCCGGGCGCTCGGGGTGAGCGACCCGCTGCTCGACGAGGGCATCGAGGAACTGGTCCGGGTGGTGGAGACCGCCGCCGAGCACTCGCCCGGCCTCTGCGTGGCGGACCTGCGCATCGCCCGTGGCCTGGATTACTACACGGGCACCGTCTACGAGACCCAGCTGCGCGGCTACGAGCGCTTCGGCTCGATCTGCTCCGGCGGCCGGTACGACAACCTGGCCAGCGTCGGCGCCGTCTCGTACCCGGGGGTGGGGATCTCGATCGGCGTGACCCGGCTGCTCGGGCTGCTCTTCGGCGCGGGGGAGCTGTCGGTCTCGCGGGAGGTGCCGACCGCCGTGCTCGTCGCGGTCACCAGCGAGGAGCAGCGGACGGCCAGCAACCGGGTGGCCGAGGCGCTGCGGCGGCGCGGTGTGCCGACCGAGGTGTCGCCGAGCGCGGCGAAGTTCGGCAAGCAGATCCGATACGCCGAGCGGCGCGGCATCCCGTACGTCTGGTTCCCCGGTGCCGAGGGAGCGCCCGACGAGGTGAAGGACATCCGCTCCGGTGAGCAGGTCACGGCCGCAGCGGGGGAGTGGATGCCACCCCTGGGAGACCTCAAGCCCACAGTCGGTTGAGTGTCCCCACTGGCGCTGACGGCCGCGGGGACCTACGGTAGCGTAAGTTACGCCACCGTAGGGAGTTTCTCGTGACCGTCAGCACCACAGTGAGCCAGACCGCCCTGCTCGTCGAGTTGGAGCCGGTTGTCGCGCGCAACCTGGACCGCCACCTCTCGCTCGCCAAGGAGTGGTTCCCGCACGAGTACGTGCCGTGGAGCGAGGGGCGGACCTTCGACGGGCCGCTCGGCGGCGAGGCGTGGTCACCGACCGACTCCACCATTCCGGACGTGGCCCGCACCGCGCTGATCGTGAACCTGCTGACCGAGGACAACCTGCCCTCGTACCACCACGAGATCGCCACCCTGTTCGGTCGCGACGGCGCGTGGGGCACCTGGGTGCACCGGTGGACCGCCGAGGAGGGGCGGCACGGCGTCGCGATCCGCGACTACCTGACCGTCAGCCGGGCGGTCGACCCGGTGGCGTTGGAGCGCGCCCGGATGACGCACATGTCGGAGGGCTACACCAACGCCCACGGCGACGAGGTGCTGCACTCACTGGCGTATGTCTCGTTCCAGGAGCTGGCCACCCGGATCTCGCACCGCAACACCGGCAAGGCCACCGGCGACCCCACCTGCGAGGCGCTGCTGGCCCGGGTGGCCGCCGACGAGAACCTGCACATGGTCTTCTACCGCAACCTGCTCGCGGCCGCGTTCGAGCTGGCTCCGAGCCAGGCCATGCGGGCCGTCGCCGACGTGGTGGCCGACTTCCAGATGCCGGGCAGCGGCATCGACGGGTTCGCCCGTAAGTCGGTGGCGATCGCCCTGGCCGGCATCTACGACCTGCGCCAGCACCGCGACGAGGTGTTGCAGCCGGTCCTGCGCCAGTGGGACGTCTTCAACGTGACCGGCCTCAACGCCGACGGCGAAGCCGCCCGCGAGCAGCTCGCCGCCCAGCTGGAGAACCTGGACCGCGCCGCCAGCCGCTTCGAGGAGAAGCGCGACGCAAGAGCCGCCCGCCTAGCCCTCCGCTAAACCCCACCCACCCACCGCCCCCCTGACTCTCGTTGATCATGAGGTTGGCGGGTCGTTCGATCTTCGAATCGCCCGTTAACCCCATGATCAACGCAGTGGGTGGTCCGGGGTGGGGTGGGGTTGGGGGAGCGGGAGGATGAGGCAGGTGCTGGTGGCGTGGGCTATCAGGCGGGCGGTGGCGTCGGTGATGCGGGCCTCCGCCAGGGCAGTGCGGCGGCCCCGTTGCAGCACGGTGCCCTCGCAGCGCAGGGTGCCGCTGTCGACGGTGACCGGGCGCAGGAACTTCACGTTGAGGTCCAGCGAGGTGTAGCCGACGCCGGCGGGCAGGGTGGTGTGCACGGCGCACCCCGCGGCGGTGTCCAGCAGGGTCGACAGCACGCCACCGTGGACGCTGCCGAGCGGGTTGTAGTGGAACTCCTGCGGGGTCAGCTCGACCACTACCCGCCCCTCGTCGGCTTCCATCCGGGTCATGTCGAGAAGGTGCATCACCGGCGGTGCGGCCAGTTCGCCGGCGATCATCGCCCGCAACATGTCGAGGCCGCCGCGTCGGCCGACCTGGGCCGCGTTGACCGACGGGTCCGCCCACGTGAAGGTACGGCTGCGCGCTGGTTCCTGCGTCTGCGTCATGGACGCAGCCTGGCAGCCGGTTGCTGAGTCTGTCAACGAGATCTAGCCTGGTCGGATGCGACCTCCGGCTCTGGACTGGTCAGTGGAGAACTGCACCATCGCCCGCGCGATGGAGGTTCTCGGTGAGCGGTGGACGCTTGTGGTCCTCCGCGAGGTGTTCACCGGCGTACGCCGCTTCGACGACATGCGGGTGCGCACCGGCATCCCGCGCCAGGTGCTGACCAACCGGCTCGCCAGCCTGGTGGAGCAGGGCGTGCTGAGTCGCGAGCCGTACCGGGAGCCCGGCAGTCGGCTGCGCCACGAGTACCGACTGACCGAGAAGGGGCTGGATCTGTGGCCCGTGCTGGTCGCCGTCCTCGGGTGGGGTGACCGGTACCTCGCCGACGCGGAGGGTCCGCCGCTCAGCGTCACGCACCGCGACTGCGGCGCCGAGGTGCGCGCCGAGCTGCGCTGCGCCGACGGGCACGACGTGGCCCGGCCACGCGACGTGATGCCCAGTCCGGGTCCCGGCGCCCGTCGCCGCATCCCCTGACGCTGCGGGTGTGACGGTGCTTGTCCGTCAGCGTGTCGGGGGTGTTGCGGCCATGTGGCCGGTCAAGGTCGGCGGATCCGGGCGAATTCAAGCCTTGTTAATGATCTTAAGTATGTGAATACTTCAGTCTCAGTCGGCCGGTTTCCCCAGATCGGCCGGGTTGCCCTCGGGTCAGCCGCCCCCGGCCAGACCCGCTCCCCCGCCCAGGAGGTTGTTACATGCGACCCACGAGGTCCTCATTCCGCGTTGCGGCTACAGTCGCCGTTTCCGGATCCCTGGTTGTCGGCTC comes from Micromonospora vinacea and encodes:
- a CDS encoding peptidylprolyl isomerase produces the protein MASSRDRQRKLARAKLDRQLARRAASTRRRRQIQAGVGAALILVLVVAGSAWALGAFDSDPKQNTAAEDTCLWTPQDATANTNLKDVGTPATKDLPTDGTRAMTVTTNQGGPITAELNLTNSPCAAASIAHLASRSFYDNTKCHEITAEGALRCGDPSGTGLGGPTYSFYDEELPTVPSASPSASPAPGQPPTYPKGTVAMISNPPGSNGSQFLIFFKDFTTADPKFPVIGRVTGGLDVVEKIGALPTVDNGTGAKVKPSTDVTIQSLTVGEPVTGAAPAPSASGTPASSPSAG
- a CDS encoding MBL fold metallo-hydrolase, whose translation is MLVAGFPADAFGTNCYVVATAPGEQCVVVDPGIGVLDQLDALLAEHRLHPAAVLLTHGHLDHTFSVAPVCGARGITAYVHPGDREMLADPSKGLSTDLTSLFGGRLSYTEPEDVAELTDGATLTLAGLEIAVDHAPGHTGGSVLFRLPGAGSSWEADELCLSGDVLFAGSIGRTDLPGGSMPAMLTSLRDKILPLADDTVVLPGHGPSTTIGRERASNPYLIEVAGTSPAAPTRGL
- the hisS gene encoding histidine--tRNA ligase produces the protein MSKPTPISGFPEWTPGQRMIEQFVLDKIRATFELYGFAPLETRAVEPLDQLLRKGETSKEVYVIRRLHADAEGAGGDDQLGLHFDLTVPFARYVLENAGKLNFPFRRYQIQKVWRGERPQEGRYREFVQADIDIVDRDTLAPHHEAEMPLVIGDALRSLPIPPVTIQVNNRKICEGFYRGIGLTDPEAALRAVDKLDKIGPAKVAELLAQTAGASEAQAKACLALAEISAPDASFADAVRALGVSDPLLDEGIEELVRVVETAAEHSPGLCVADLRIARGLDYYTGTVYETQLRGYERFGSICSGGRYDNLASVGAVSYPGVGISIGVTRLLGLLFGAGELSVSREVPTAVLVAVTSEEQRTASNRVAEALRRRGVPTEVSPSAAKFGKQIRYAERRGIPYVWFPGAEGAPDEVKDIRSGEQVTAAAGEWMPPLGDLKPTVG
- a CDS encoding acyl-ACP desaturase, whose product is MTVSTTVSQTALLVELEPVVARNLDRHLSLAKEWFPHEYVPWSEGRTFDGPLGGEAWSPTDSTIPDVARTALIVNLLTEDNLPSYHHEIATLFGRDGAWGTWVHRWTAEEGRHGVAIRDYLTVSRAVDPVALERARMTHMSEGYTNAHGDEVLHSLAYVSFQELATRISHRNTGKATGDPTCEALLARVAADENLHMVFYRNLLAAAFELAPSQAMRAVADVVADFQMPGSGIDGFARKSVAIALAGIYDLRQHRDEVLQPVLRQWDVFNVTGLNADGEAAREQLAAQLENLDRAASRFEEKRDARAARLALR
- a CDS encoding PaaI family thioesterase encodes the protein MTQTQEPARSRTFTWADPSVNAAQVGRRGGLDMLRAMIAGELAAPPVMHLLDMTRMEADEGRVVVELTPQEFHYNPLGSVHGGVLSTLLDTAAGCAVHTTLPAGVGYTSLDLNVKFLRPVTVDSGTLRCEGTVLQRGRRTALAEARITDATARLIAHATSTCLILPLPQPHPTPDHPLR
- a CDS encoding winged helix-turn-helix transcriptional regulator; the encoded protein is MRPPALDWSVENCTIARAMEVLGERWTLVVLREVFTGVRRFDDMRVRTGIPRQVLTNRLASLVEQGVLSREPYREPGSRLRHEYRLTEKGLDLWPVLVAVLGWGDRYLADAEGPPLSVTHRDCGAEVRAELRCADGHDVARPRDVMPSPGPGARRRIP